From a region of the Tursiops truncatus isolate mTurTru1 chromosome 13, mTurTru1.mat.Y, whole genome shotgun sequence genome:
- the LOC101319360 gene encoding non-histone chromosomal protein HMG-14 translates to MPKRKVTSAEGAAKEEPKRRSARLSAKPAPAKVETKPKKAAGKDKSSDKKVQTKGKRGVKGKQPEMANQETKEDLPAENGETKNEESPASDEAGEKEAKSD, encoded by the coding sequence ATGCCCAAGAGGAAGGTCACCTCCGCTGAGGGGGCGGCGAAGGAGGAGCCCAAGAGGAGATCGGCGAGGTTGTCAGCTAAACCGGCTCCTGCAAAAGTGGAAACGAAGCCAAAAAAGGCGGCAGGAAAGGATAAATCTTCTGACAAAAAAGTGCAAactaaagggaaaaggggagtgAAGGGAAAACAGCCTGAAATGGCTAACCAAGAGACTAAAGAAGACTTACCTGcagaaaatggagaaactaaaaatGAGGAGAGCCCAGCTTCTGatgaagcaggagagaaagaagccaagtcTGATTAA